AGCTCGACCCGCTCGTCGTCGTCTCCGTACCAGGTGAGGCAGGGCTGGGCGCTGCCCGCGGTGGTCAGGCGGTTGAGGATGGTGGTCGCGACGCTCATGCCTCGAGCGTAGTGCGGTCCGGCGGGGGGCAGAGCGGCCCCCGCGACGTTCGGCTCCATTAGCACCCAGGGACTTGACTCAGCGGGATGACACGCGTGTAATTCACTCTGAGACAACGCGCGACGCCGACGATGGGGGAACAGCCGTGTGGAACATTCTCGGCGATGGTCCGCTGACCACCGGCGTCGCAGCCGAAGGTCAGGGGCTCTACCGGCTCGATGACCTGCTCGAGGAGACGGTGCTGTCCTGGCAGGACCGCGCGCTGTGCGCGCAGACCGACCCGGAGGCGTTCTTCCCCGAGAAGGGTGGGTCGACCCGCGAGGCCAAGCGGGTGTGCGCGTCCTGCGAGGTGCGGTCCGAGTGCCTCGAGTACGCCCTCGCCAACGACGAGCGCTTCGGCATCTGGGGCGGGCTCTCGGAGCGCGAGCGTCGCAAGCTCCGGCGCCGCGCGGTCTGACGGACTTGATGGCGGCCGCCGCGGGTACGGTCTACCCCCCGACGCTCGCCGTCGTGGTGAGCGCCGGGGTCTCCGCGTACCTCCCCCGGACGCTGCGCGGGATCGCTGAGCAGACCCACGCCCCCGCGACCGTGCTCGTCGTCGACACGAGCGCCCCCGGGCACGACGTCGGCACCGGGGTCCCCATGGCCGACGCCGTCCGCGGGGCCGGCCTCGACGACGTCACGTCGGTGCGGATCATGCGTGCCCCCGGCGCGGCCAGCTTCGGCGCGGCGGTCCGCGCCGCCCTCGCCGCCCACGCCGAGCACCTTGCGCGGATCGCCGCCCGGCGCGAGGAGCCCGCGCCCAGCTCGGCCCCGTGGCTCTGGCTCCTCCACGACGACTCCGCGCCGGCGCCCACGGCGCTCGCCGAGCTGCTCCGGGCGGGTGAGTCCGGGCCGTCCATCGCCATCGCCGGCGCCAAGCAGCGGGACTGGGCCCGCCCGGACCGCCTCCTCGAGGTCGGCGTCCGGGCCACCCGCACGGCACGCCGGGTCCCGGACATCGAGGACGGGGAGATCGACCAGGGCCAGCGCGACGGGCGCGAGGACGTGCTCGCCGTCGGCACCGCGGGGGCGCTCGTGCGCCGGGAGGTGTGGGACGCCCTCGGCGGACCGGACCCCGCGCTCGGACCGTTCGGTGACGGGCTCGACCTGTCCCGCCGGGCGCGCCTCGCCGGTCACCGCGTCGTCGTCGTGCCCACCGCCGTCGTCCACCACGCCCGCGCGGCGTACCTGGGCCTGCGGGCCGGCGCGGCCGGCGCTGCCGCCGACGTCCCCGACCCGCGTCGGTCCTTCGCCGCGCGCCGCCGCGCCCAGCTCTACTCCTGGCTGGTCTCCGCGCCGGCGCTCCTCGTCCCGCTCGTCGTCGTCGCGATGCTCGTCCTGGCCCCGCTCCGGGTGCTGTGGCGGGTCGCGACCACCGAGGTCGGCCTCGTCGGTGCCGAGATGCGCGCGCCCGCCGAGGTGCTCGCCCGGCCCCGGGCCGTCCTGCGGGCGCGCCGCCGCGCGCGCCGGGCCCGGCAGCTCCACGCCCGGCACCTGCGGCCCCTCCACGCCACCTGGCGCGACGTCGGCCGTGCCAAGCGGGACGCCCGGCGGGCCGAGGCCGCGCTCCGGAGCACCCGCACGGCGCCCAGCGAGCTGGAGATCGCCGAGCGGGCCGCCCTGACCCGCCGGCGCCGGACCACGCTCGCCGCGGTGAGCGCGCTCCTGCTCGCCGTCACGGGCGTCGCGCTGGCCGCCGTGCTCGCCGAGGGGCCGCTCACCGGTGGGGCGCTCCTGCCCGCGGACACGGGCCTCGCGGGGCTGTGGGCGGCCGCGACGTCCGGCTGGGTCGCCGCGGGGTCGGGCCACCCCGGGCCCGCCGACCCCCTCCTCCTCGTCCTCGCCGCGCCCATGGTCGCCCTGGCGCCCTTCGGGGGGAGCGTCAACGTCCTCCTCGCCGGACTCCTCCTCCTCGCGGTCCCCCTCGCCGGGGTCGGCGCGTGGTTCGCCGCGGGCGCGGCCACCCGCTCGGTCCTGCTGCGGGCCTGGGCGGCGATCGTCTGGGCGCTCGCGCCGCCGCTGCTCCTCGGGGTGGGCGACGGGCGGCTCGGGCCCGTCGTCGCGCACCTCGCCCTGCCGTGGGCGGCCCTCGCCCTGGCCCGCACGGTGGGCGTCCACCGCGTCGACACCATCGTCTCCGGCCTCGTCGGGGCGGCACGGGTGTCGGTGCCCGCTCCCGGTCCCGCCGCCCCGTTGGGGCCGGACGGGCCGGGGCCGCAGGGACCGGCGCCACGCGCCCCGTCCGGCGACGGACGACCGAGCGACGGATGGGGCGAGCCCGCCGCGTCCGACGACGGCGGCATCGCGCACCCCGTCACGGCGGCCGGGCACCGCGCCGAGGCGGCGACGGCCCGGGCGACGGGCCGGACGGCCGTCGCCCTCGCCGAGCGCGAGGACGCCGGTTACGAGCCCTCGGCGGAGACCGCCGTGGAGGCCGAGGATGTCGCGGCCGACGACCTGCTCGACGAGGACCTGCTCGACGAGGACCTGGTGGCCGAGGGCCTGGCCGACGAGGACCTGGTGGCCGAGCGCCTGGTCGACGAGGACCGGGTAGCCGCGGACCTCAAGCCCGACGACCTGGCGGCCGATGGCCCGGCGTCTGAGGACCTGCTGCGTCGCGAGGCGTCGGACGAGCAGTCGGCGGACGACGCGGCGCCCACCGGCCCGGAGACGGCCGGCCCGGAGCCCGCCGCGGGGCACCCCGCACCGGCCGGCGTGACCGCGGACGCCGTGGGCGGCCGCGCCACGAACGCCCCGGTGATCGACGCGGTCGCCGCCGTCCCCGAGCGCTCGGGGCAGGGCTCGCTCGCCGCCGCGGCCGCGGCCGGGCTGGCCCTC
The sequence above is a segment of the Georgenia faecalis genome. Coding sequences within it:
- a CDS encoding WhiB family transcriptional regulator, with amino-acid sequence MLEETVLSWQDRALCAQTDPEAFFPEKGGSTREAKRVCASCEVRSECLEYALANDERFGIWGGLSERERRKLRRRAV
- a CDS encoding glycosyltransferase, which translates into the protein MAAAAGTVYPPTLAVVVSAGVSAYLPRTLRGIAEQTHAPATVLVVDTSAPGHDVGTGVPMADAVRGAGLDDVTSVRIMRAPGAASFGAAVRAALAAHAEHLARIAARREEPAPSSAPWLWLLHDDSAPAPTALAELLRAGESGPSIAIAGAKQRDWARPDRLLEVGVRATRTARRVPDIEDGEIDQGQRDGREDVLAVGTAGALVRREVWDALGGPDPALGPFGDGLDLSRRARLAGHRVVVVPTAVVHHARAAYLGLRAGAAGAAADVPDPRRSFAARRRAQLYSWLVSAPALLVPLVVVAMLVLAPLRVLWRVATTEVGLVGAEMRAPAEVLARPRAVLRARRRARRARQLHARHLRPLHATWRDVGRAKRDARRAEAALRSTRTAPSELEIAERAALTRRRRTTLAAVSALLLAVTGVALAAVLAEGPLTGGALLPADTGLAGLWAAATSGWVAAGSGHPGPADPLLLVLAAPMVALAPFGGSVNVLLAGLLLLAVPLAGVGAWFAAGAATRSVLLRAWAAIVWALAPPLLLGVGDGRLGPVVAHLALPWAALALARTVGVHRVDTIVSGLVGAARVSVPAPGPAAPLGPDGPGPQGPAPRAPSGDGRPSDGWGEPAASDDGGIAHPVTAAGHRAEAATARATGRTAVALAEREDAGYEPSAETAVEAEDVAADDLLDEDLLDEDLVAEGLADEDLVAERLVDEDRVAADLKPDDLAADGPASEDLLRREASDEQSADDAAPTGPETAGPEPAAGHPAPAGVTADAVGGRATNAPVIDAVAAVPERSGQGSLAAAAAAGLALAVAAAGSPVLLPAGIVALCLLALVVPRRRRRLALVALPPLVLLGPLLTVALEDVRGGSWRVLLAEPGAPYGYEGAPTWLAALGWPGQAPLLPALPEPWDSLLPLTGGAVLALLAVLALLRGGPRARVVRAGWAVALVGILAAVVSARTDVAVGSGADGVAQLVRGWGGAGTSLVVLGLLTATVGAGDGARQWLAARAFGWRQVGAAVVVLAMVLGPVATAVAWVGAARSDGGLALAGRPAATVPALAEELQTGPERSRVLALSDDGEALAVEVWRGRGPQLTEAASSVTARGLTGTWGRTEVAGADVAATELVDLAAQLAVGAADDAGTRLGALGIGVVLVPPLADGDSPARDALVARLDATAGLERVTENDSGVIWRVSRSGDGTAAAASVARARVIGPEDDVLGDVPAGAVGVTTRVPQGPAGRTLVLAERADPAWQATYNGRPLRATTDGWRQAFELPAHTGELSVRYDPTWRLPWQVAQVVVLGLALLLALPIRRRREGSA